Proteins from one Oenanthe melanoleuca isolate GR-GAL-2019-014 chromosome 1, OMel1.0, whole genome shotgun sequence genomic window:
- the LOC130260210 gene encoding cystathionine beta-synthase-like has translation MAEMELSKTCPLVNGSGAGSQDSTWTRPNLPSKCTWTATTPASSSPHSCIPLTEEKKILPNILKKIGCTPMVRINKIGKSYGLKCELLAKCEYFNAGGSIKDRISLRMVEDAERAGIIKPGDTLIEPTSGNTGIGLALVAALKGYRCIIVLPEKMSMEKVDILKALGVEIVRTPCTRFDAPESNIRVAWKLKSEIPNSHILDQYRNPSNPLAHYDTTAEEILEQCEGKVHMVVIGSGTGGTITGVARKLKEKCPECKIIGVDPDGSIVAVPSELNRTNTTTIEVEGIGHDFIPTVLDRAVVDQWYKSNDRDSFLMSRRLIREEGLLCGGSSGSAMSVAVRAARDLEEGQRCVVILPDSVRNYMSKFVNDKWMIKNGFLNDVQEHKPWWWNIKVQKLNLSAPLILLPEVSCQKAIEILQEKGYDQAPVVAESGLILGMVTLSNTLSSVLAGNAEFSDPVTKVTYDQFSKIGLEDSLGKLSCILENDHFAIVVHEQMQFDGNGSSFMKQMVFGVVTAMDLLTFVSRNDKKQQLPPPAAPAVPLCPNLGRANLSPAQPAAPPNA, from the exons gagctgagtaAGACGTGTCCCCTCGTGAATGGCAGTGGTGCAGGAAGCCAGGACAGCACCTGGACCCGTCCCAACCTGCCCAGCAAATGCACCTGGACAGCCACAAcgcctgccagcagctctccacaCTCCTGCATTCCCCT gacagaagaaaagaaaatcttgcCCAATATCCTCAAGAAAATTGGCTGCACCCCAATGGTCCGGATCAACAAGATTGGGAAGTCCTATGGGCTCAAGTGTGAGCTCT TGGCCAAGTGTGAGTACTTCAACGCTGGGGGCAGCATAAAGGACCGCATCAGCCTCAGGATGGTGGAGGatgcagagagagctgggattATCAAACCAGGAGACACCCTGATTGAGCCCACTTCAGGAAACACAg GGATTGGGCTGGCACTGGTGGCTGCACTGAAGGGTTACCGCTGCATCATCGTCCTGCCAGAGAAGATGAGCATGGAGAAG GTGGATATTCTGAAGGCACTGGGTGTTGAAATCGTCAGGACCCCCTGCACCCGCTTTGATGCCCCCGAGTCCAACATCCGTGTTGCCTGGAAGCTGAAAAGTGAAATCCCAAACTCCCACATCCTGGACCAG TACAGAAACCCGAGCAACCCCCTGGCTCATTACGACACCACGGCTGAGGAGATCCTGGAGCAGTGTGaag gcaaGGTGCACATGGTGGTGATTGGGTCTGGCACAGGAGGCACCATCACTGGTGTGGCCAGGAAGCTGAAGGAGAAGTGCCCAGAGTGCAAG ATCATTGGCGTGGACCCTGATGGCTCCATCGTTGCTGTGCCCAGTGAGCTGAACAGGACCAACACCACCACCATCGAGGTGGAGGGCATTGGGCACGACTTCATCCCCACTGTCCTGGACAGAGCA GTGGTGGATCAGTGGTACAAAAGCAACGACAGAGACTCGTTCCTCATGTCCCGCAGGCTGATCAGAGAGGAGGGGCTCTTGTGTG GTGGCAGCTCGGGCAGTGCCATGTCCGTGGCTGTGAGAGCTGCCCGGGATCTGGAGGAAGGGCAGCGCTGCGTTGTCATCCTGCCCGACTCTGTCCGGAACTACAT GTCCAAATTTGTGAATGATAAGTGGATGATAAAGAACGGGTTCCTAAATGACGTCCAGGAGCACAAGCCTTG GTGGTGGAACATCAAGGTGCAGAAACTGAATCTCTCAGCCCCTCTCATTCTCCTCCCAGAAGTCAGCTGTCAAAAGGCAATTGAGATCCTCCAGGAGAAGGGATATGACCAAGCTCCTGTTGTTGCTGAGTCAGG GCTGATTTTGGGGATGGTGACCCTCAGCAACACGCTGAGCTCCGTGCTGGCTGGGAATGCAGAGTTCTCAGACCCTGTCACCAAGGTCACCTACGACCAGTTCTCAAAG ATTGGCCTGGAGGACAGCCTGGGGAAGCTTTCCTGCATCCTGGAGAACGACCACTTTGCCATCGTTGTACATGAGCAGATGCAGT TCGATGGGAATGGCAGCTCCTTCATGAAGCAGATGGTGTTTGGTGTGGTGACAGCCATGGACCTGCTGACCTTTGTCAGCAGGAACgacaagaagcagcagctccctcctccagcagctccagctgtgcccctgtgcccaaACCTGGGCAGGGCAaacctgagcccagcccagccagcagctcctccaaaTGCCTAG